From the genome of Eucalyptus grandis isolate ANBG69807.140 chromosome 2, ASM1654582v1, whole genome shotgun sequence, one region includes:
- the LOC104432952 gene encoding uncharacterized protein LOC104432952 gives MLLVFSVREKNLRPLPKGRAISTSRLGKSCRLEKTMPMIEEKIFPMEENYGSKENTGPFKDEGIVIEKASTGGWKWTSLFLVVHLNVLQQIQANNTSILQGRSELGAVSDQSSRAGGAQMHPRTCASG, from the exons atgttgctAGTGTTCAGCGTTAG AGAGAAGAACCTCCGACCTCTACCAAAAGGCCGTGCAATTTCAACGTCGAGGCTTGGCAAAAG CTGCAGGCTAGAGAAGACAATGCCAATGATTGAGGAGAAGATTTTTCCCATGGAGGAAAATTATGGCAGCAAGGAAAACACAGGTCCATTCAAGGATGAGGGCATTGTTATTGAGAAGGCGAGCACCGGCGGATGGAAGTGGACGAGCCTCTTCCTAG TTGTTCACCTCAATGTGCTGCAGCAAATCCAGGCCAACAACACTAGCATTCTTCAGGGCAGGAGTGAACTTGGTGCTGTTTCTGACCAGAGTTCTCGAGCAGGGGGAGCGCAAATGCATCCAAGAACGTGTGCAAGTGGATAG